DNA sequence from the Nitrospirota bacterium genome:
CCCCGATATACGGAAGTTCGCCCTCGATCTGCTGGGCGAAATAAAAGAGGGTGTCGAGCCGGCCCCTATCGTCCCCTACCTGAAGGACCCGAACGCGAACGTCAGGGCCGCAGCCGCGAAGACCGTAAGCGAGCTCGGATACAAGGCGGCGATCCCGGAGCTCATCAATGCGCTGCATGACGATGAGTGGGTCTGCTTCTCGGCCCTCGAGGCGCTCGGCGAGCTGAGGGCCGAGAACGCGATCGAGCATATCGCACAACTGCTGCCGTCATCCTCGGCCCATATCCGGAACGCGGTCTCGGATGCGGTGCGGCTTGCGGTGATCGAGACGCTGGGAAAGCTCGGCTCCGAGAGGTCCATCGGCGTCCTGAGATCCTACCTGCCCAGGACCGATGCCGACGAGCGGTACGCCGTCATCAAGAGCCTGATTCAGATCGGCATTACGCCCGACATGGCGGACCTCACCGGCTCTATCATCACCATGATCCGGGAGGGGGACTGGGAGGACAGGAAGATCGCCCTCAGGGGGCTGGCCACGCTGAACTGCAGGGAGGCGGTCCCTCTCCTTGTCGATCTTGCGGGGTCGCTGGACCCCTCCCTGCCCGAGAACGAAGAGCGGATAGTTGCGGTGCGGGCCGCCATAGGCGCCATGGATGCCGAAGAGGAGCTGCTGAAGCTGCTCGATGCCGCTGACCTCAAATTCCGCGGGAAGCATATCGCCATCGAGTTGCTGGGAGAGCTGAACAGCAGGAAGGCGGTCCCGCGCCTCATTGAGTACCTCAATGACGTGCGAAGGGATCTCCGGCGCGCCTCATCGCAGGCGCTGGGCGATATCGGGGCGACGGAATCTATCGAATCGCTCCTCGAGACGTCGCAGCGGGATGCCGATGCCCATGTGCGCCGGTCGGCCATCGAGGCGCTGGGCACGATACGATCGAAGGATGCCTTCAGACCGCTCCTGGATATGCTCGACCTGGAACGCTACCCGGATGTTATCGAGCGCATTGTCGGAGCGCTCCTCAAGATCGATGCGCCTGCCTTCCTGTCGAATCTCGCTCGCTACGGCGATACCGTGCGCGAGC
Encoded proteins:
- a CDS encoding HEAT repeat domain-containing protein, whose protein sequence is MAKSIKRTIEKLAAADPSVRRGAAEELAEGDERAIYPLVRALSDANAGVQDAAMRALIRIGGEVTAYMVLPLLRESSLLRNTALIILKELGRSSVPLLYPLLKDKDPDIRKFALDLLGEIKEGVEPAPIVPYLKDPNANVRAAAAKTVSELGYKAAIPELINALHDDEWVCFSALEALGELRAENAIEHIAQLLPSSSAHIRNAVSDAVRLAVIETLGKLGSERSIGVLRSYLPRTDADERYAVIKSLIQIGITPDMADLTGSIITMIREGDWEDRKIALRGLATLNCREAVPLLVDLAGSLDPSLPENEERIVAVRAAIGAMDAEEELLKLLDAADLKFRGKHIAIELLGELNSRKAVPRLIEYLNDVRRDLRRASSQALGDIGATESIESLLETSQRDADAHVRRSAIEALGTIRSKDAFRPLLDMLDLERYPDVIERIVGALLKIDAPAFLSNLARYGDTVRELVAKTVQEIDILLTLADDGNKKVRSAALYGLGRAGTDRARSRLIGFLGDRDPEIRKAAVVGLGEARYCSPELFNALIDPDQWVRFYAVKAVASSCDREEAIREISALLHDASIPVVMSVIDAVAALGGREAYETLSAHGEHPNPDVRDKIKEALGSL